Below is a genomic region from bacterium.
ATTAAGACTCCGCCCACTACCAGTTGAGCATTATACACTGAACGTACCTGATCTATTGTGTCGAGGAGCTGTCTGACACCGTGTAGTGCTAAATATTCACTCTGAACAGGAACGATAACACTCTCAGAGGCAGCTAGCGCATTCAAAGAAAGGAGTCCAAGGGCTGGTGGGCAATCGAGCAATATGTAGTCGTACTGGTCGCGGACGCTCTCAAGAGCCCGCTTTAAAATAAGCTCCCTACCGACGACTCCTCCAAGCTCAAGATCAGCCGCACTCAGAAATAAACTAGAGGAGACTACATCTAAGTCACTAGAATGATTGAGTATTACCTCTTTAAGCGCTTTTTGACCCTTCAAGACGTCATAGATAGAAGGGCCAATTTCTGGCTCCTCTTCCTCTAATAGGTCTGCCGAGGAGCTCAAGCCAAGGTGTGTGGATAAGTTGCCTTGCGGGTCAATATCGACAAGAAGTGTCTTAAACCCACGCTCAGCGAGCGCTGCACCTACATTAACAGTTGTAGTGGTTTTACCAACTCCTCCCTTCTGATTAACGACTGCTATACATCGTGTCACGAGATAAGTTTCCTTTGAAATATTTCGAGTTTGAGTACCCTCTAGTCTGCATATCGGACTAGAGAGACCTTCTGGCTCCCTCAACCCTCGCCATAACGTTTATGAAGATATAGTGGAAAAGCGAATGAAATGCCAACAAACAAAAATATGCTAGAAAAGACGGTTCTTTCTCTCTTCCCACAGAGACATTAGATCAAAAACATCGTGATTTGAAGAAAGAACAGCTCGTGCACTGAGATAATAGCGTGTACCAAGGTAAACCAGATAACGTGTATCGAAGTCGAGTATCACCGTGTATTGACCCAAGCACTAACGGGAAACGACTACCAGCTTTATCGTGTATGAAGAGGGACATTATCGTGTATCGAATGAAGTATTGTCGTGCTTTGAAATAAAAATATTAAACTA
It encodes:
- a CDS encoding ParA family protein, with the translated sequence MTRCIAVVNQKGGVGKTTTTVNVGAALAERGFKTLLVDIDPQGNLSTHLGLSSSADLLEEEEPEIGPSIYDVLKGQKALKEVILNHSSDLDVVSSSLFLSAADLELGGVVGRELILKRALESVRDQYDYILLDCPPALGLLSLNALAASESVIVPVQSEYLALHGVRQLLDTIDQVRSVYNAQLVVGGVLICMHDNRKRLARAVSDTIRNYFGDLVFDAVIRQNVALAEAPAQGETIFQYAPRSTGAEDYLALVKEIIDGQEKPRICA